GGACATGGAACAGTTCTACCTGGATGATCTTGAACACTCGACGGAAATTGTGCTGAACAAAATGCAAAAGGTCCGCCCGATAAGGAGGACGTCGAGGCGCTTGCGCGTGAGGCAGGGTATGGCCGGGGGAAGTATAAGCCGCGCCGGAGCAGGGGCCATAAGGATCGGCAACACTGTCGGGGCTGCTATTGCCGATCGTCGGGTGCTGGGCCCGGCGGAAGCCCGCATCATGCGAATTGCCGGCATCATTCTCCTTCTTTTTTCCGCACTGGCCGTGCTGTGGCCCCGCTGGGTAATGATTCCTTTCGCCGTCATTGCCACCTGGTCAGCAGTTGCTCTCTTTGTCCGTGCGTACAGGCTCCGGAGAAAGAGAAGGCCTGAAAGAAACGAAACATTACGAAGGAAGAGACCTGCTGAAAAGACGTTGAATATAAGAAGCGGAAAATCTCCTCGGGTATAGATGCCCGCGGGCAAGCCCGTAGTACTCAGAGCACACGTTCGCGCGGACCGGTCATCCATTCACCCACGCTTGAGAGCGTGGTTCTCTGCTGGCTCGACGCCCCCCAGGGCATCTATCTAGCGAGCACGGCGACCGGGTACCCGCAGCCGCGAAGCGGCTGGAGGGTGGAGGGGAGGCTCAGGCGGCTTTACCGCTGGAGGGGGCGACGCGAGCCCCGGAGATAGAGCGTTGTGCCACTGACAGTGCCGCACACTGAAAGGTAGCATCACGTCATGGAGAGGGCAAGAAGCGCAGGGATCAGGGTAGTGACCTATAACGTACACAAGTGCCGCGGTCTGGACAGGCGAGTGAGGCCGGCTCGCATAGCCGACGTCTTGCGCGAAATACATGCGGACATAATAGCCCTGCAGGAGGTCGTGTGCATCGAAGGAAAGACGCCGCAGGAACACCAGGCGCGCTATATTGCTGACGAACTGGGGCTTGAGTACAGACTCGGAGAAACCCGGAGGCACCGCGGCGGCGCATACGGGAATGTCGTCCTAACCCGTCTGCCCATGTTCTCCACGCGCAACTACGACTTGAGCCAACCGGGCAGGGAAGAAAGAGGCTGTCTGCACGTTGATATCGAACTGCGGCGAGGCCTGGTGCTCCATTTCTATAACATACATCTGGGCACTGCGTACCTCGAGAGACGCAAGCAGGCCAGGAAACTTCTCGATGAAGATATCCTGAAGGGCAGCGGAGGAATACGTATCGTGCTCGGAGACTTTAACGAATGGACGCGCGGACTAACAACGAAGCTCCTTTCCCGCCATTTCGAGTGTGTTGACGCCCGACTTCACCTGGGACGGTCAAGGACGTACCCGGGTGTCATGCCTTTTCTTCATCTCGATCACATCTATTTCGACAGAGTTCTGAAACTGAAGGGAGCGACGCTACACCGGAGTCGTACAGCGTTAATCGCCTCGGACCATCTGCCTATCGTCGCCGATTTTCGTATTGAAAATCATTGAGAAATCAGAAAGCCCTGAACGTACACCCGCGGTCAGCGCACCAGGAAAATAGCCGCGGGCGTGCAAACCTTTGTACACTGAGGGTCGCCTCCACACAGGTCGCAGTGATACGCTGTTTCTTGAAATGAGGGGAGCGCCTTGAAAGGACAGGCCTTAACTCTCTGCTTATCCCAGAGGAATTTCTTCTTCTCGGACGGCTCGTCGATGTTCTCTCCGGCAAGGCACTTCATTTTTTTACACTGACGGCAGACAACCGGCGTGTTAAGGCTCGTACCGAGATCGTCCTTCTCGATGCGAATGGCCGATTTCTCAATATTGAGAACCCCCAAGTGAAAAAGAGAGCAGACCATTTCACACAGGTGGCAGCCGCTGCACTTCTCTTTCTCGACTTTTATTTTCATTCGCCAATCCCGAGCTTCTCTAACGTCGCTTTTTCGGGGACCCCGTTCGTGTCCCAGCCATGCAGATCATAGTACTCGTTCAACATCCGATCAAATTCGGACCGGAGGACGATTTGCCCTTTGCAAGGTCCATCGGGAACCGGCTCTTCGAAATACCTGCGGGGAAGCGTGTCATCTTTCCGGCTGATGCCATCCTTGAGAAGCATCCATCGTTCAAGCGAACAGACGCGTTCTCCGACGGATTTCAACTCGTCGGCTGTAACGGTCATGCCCGTAGCAAGCGCAATCAACTCAGAAAATTCCTTGTAGCCCAGCGCACGAGGGCTGGAGAAAACGCTTAAGAAACGACAGAGGCCCAGAGAATCACAAACCGCGTTCAGGACCTCGTGCCACCATACCATTCTTCCTTTGCCCGCATACGACGCGAACTGACTGCTCACCTTACCCCCGTAAACGCTCTCCAGTACCTGTTCAGGAAGCCCGAGCACATCGATGGATGCTCTGCTTCTCATGTGACAGGCGCCTCGCGACGCCGTAGCCATGCCAAGCGCAAAGCTCTTCGGCAGCCGCTCATCCGTCATTTCAATCGGGAAATCCTTGATCTCCATGAGATAATCAAGAGAGGCATCTCCGAATGTCCTGTGCGCGTCGCGCCCTTCTGCCAGTACGTGGCCTATGCCCTTTCGCTGCGCAATGCGGTGGATCAATTCAATGATAGTGGCGCCATTACCCCACTCCAGCGGAATGTCCGTCAACCCCGGCCCGATCACGTTCCGCTGGTATAGTTCCATTGCCCACGCAAGGTACGAGCCTGTAGACATCGTGTCGAGCCCGTAGTAATTGCAGAGCTCGCACGCATAGATGATATCATCAGGATCGAGGTTTCCCAATTTAGGCCCCAGAGATCCCATGGAACCGTACTCAGGACCTTCACCCCTGGTTCCCTTGTATTTACCTTCAGTGATTGCATAACGCTGTCGGCAGTGCACAGGACAGCCGAAACAGGAGAGCATGCCCTTGGAATAGTGCTCCAGCGCTTCGGCTTCAAGAGCTGAGCCTTGCTCCCCCACCGTCGTAGCCTGATTGTTACGGACACTTAAGAAACCCATGGCGTTGCAGAGACGAAAGAGCAGAGGGGTGCCGTACGTGCCGAGAGCCCGCGCCCACTTTGTTTCCATCAGCTGGTCGAGGGCATTGTGGTAATAGCTCAGGTATTCTTTCGGTTGGGGGAACGTGATATCCATGGTGCCCCGTACAGCTACAGCTTTCAGCCCTTTGGCGCCCATCACCGCGCCCATGCCCGTCCTTCCTGCGGCATTTTTCAGACCCGTGCGGATTGCGGAAAACCTGACCAGATTTTCACCGGCCAGGCCGATGCATGCAATTTGTGTTCTCTCATCGCCCAGTTCTGATCGAATCCTTTTCTGTGTCTCCACCGTATCGATCCCTCTCAGGTGGACAGCGGGACGTAGTTCCAGCACTCCATCCCTTACGAGTAGATAAAGAAGCTCCCGGCTCTTTCCTGTTACCACAAGGTGGCTGAACTCTGCCTTGACCAGTTCGGCCGCGAATTCACCACCCATGTTGGTATCGCCCAGATGCCCTGACTCGGGAGACTTGGAAGTCACATTGAGGCGCGAACCAAATCCGAGCGTCCCCGCCAGAAACCCTGCCCCGAAGATAAGAGGGTTCTCCGGGGCAAACGGGTCCAGATGACGTGTATAGTACCTGGAGAGCAGGTACATATTGAGTCCTCTGCCGCCAAGAAACCGGCGCCGAACCTCACGAGGGATCTCCTCAATCCTGATTGAACGATCCGTTAGATCAATAAAAGCTATTTTTCTGTTTAGTATCGTGCCGGGGTTCATGTGCGGCTCCATTATAGCACAACCGGTCGCCTGAACTTTGCGCGGGCTTGACTTGAGACTAAAAGGACCTACTAATAAGGAATGCAGGTGTGAGCAACCCGCTATTTTGGAGCGCCATTACGATTGGAGGATACCATGAAATCAGTGACTGTTGATGAAAGTTGCGTTGGCTGTGGCTCCTGTGTCGAGATTTGTCCGGAGGTCTTCGAGATGGAAGGAGATGTGGCAATCGTCAAGAAAGGAGCGGATCTGTCTCTTGACAACAAGATAGTGGAGGCTGCAGATGCATGCCCTGTAGAGGCTATCCACTACGACAAATAGTTATGCCACGTAGCACTCAAGAGTATACATACTATAACTGGTACGCCTGCGCACCCAGGACGTCGGGTCGCCGGGGTGCGCAGGCTCCGGGCCGGGATGGCCATCTTGACTGCTGATCGGCCTTAATCAGCACGAGTAGTGATCCTCGTTGTAGTCCGCCGTCATAAAGATTGTTGCCTACGCTGCACAGCATCGCGGCTGGGCTTTTGCCCTGAAACGCAAATGTTGTATAATGGGGGACTAAATTCCTGACGGATTCTGACGGGTAGCCTACGAACTCTTCCCCTGGCTCAAATCGCATAACAACCCGGGCATCGTGGTCCTCCCGTGACTGGCGCGCATTCGCTGGCATCGCCTGTTTAAGCGGCCTGATATTTTGCGTGGGTCTGTCCATACGATCCCTCTGGGGACCCGAAGGCAGGTGGGCGCTGATCGTGAAGGGAATGCTTCAATCGGGCAACTACTTTGTCCCGAAAGT
Above is a genomic segment from Syntrophorhabdales bacterium containing:
- a CDS encoding endonuclease/exonuclease/phosphatase family protein; this translates as MERARSAGIRVVTYNVHKCRGLDRRVRPARIADVLREIHADIIALQEVVCIEGKTPQEHQARYIADELGLEYRLGETRRHRGGAYGNVVLTRLPMFSTRNYDLSQPGREERGCLHVDIELRRGLVLHFYNIHLGTAYLERRKQARKLLDEDILKGSGGIRIVLGDFNEWTRGLTTKLLSRHFECVDARLHLGRSRTYPGVMPFLHLDHIYFDRVLKLKGATLHRSRTALIASDHLPIVADFRIENH
- a CDS encoding aldehyde ferredoxin oxidoreductase family protein, with amino-acid sequence MNPGTILNRKIAFIDLTDRSIRIEEIPREVRRRFLGGRGLNMYLLSRYYTRHLDPFAPENPLIFGAGFLAGTLGFGSRLNVTSKSPESGHLGDTNMGGEFAAELVKAEFSHLVVTGKSRELLYLLVRDGVLELRPAVHLRGIDTVETQKRIRSELGDERTQIACIGLAGENLVRFSAIRTGLKNAAGRTGMGAVMGAKGLKAVAVRGTMDITFPQPKEYLSYYHNALDQLMETKWARALGTYGTPLLFRLCNAMGFLSVRNNQATTVGEQGSALEAEALEHYSKGMLSCFGCPVHCRQRYAITEGKYKGTRGEGPEYGSMGSLGPKLGNLDPDDIIYACELCNYYGLDTMSTGSYLAWAMELYQRNVIGPGLTDIPLEWGNGATIIELIHRIAQRKGIGHVLAEGRDAHRTFGDASLDYLMEIKDFPIEMTDERLPKSFALGMATASRGACHMRSRASIDVLGLPEQVLESVYGGKVSSQFASYAGKGRMVWWHEVLNAVCDSLGLCRFLSVFSSPRALGYKEFSELIALATGMTVTADELKSVGERVCSLERWMLLKDGISRKDDTLPRRYFEEPVPDGPCKGQIVLRSEFDRMLNEYYDLHGWDTNGVPEKATLEKLGIGE
- a CDS encoding ferredoxin, which produces MKSVTVDESCVGCGSCVEICPEVFEMEGDVAIVKKGADLSLDNKIVEAADACPVEAIHYDK